A window of the Listeria swaminathanii genome harbors these coding sequences:
- a CDS encoding hydantoinase/oxoprolinase N-terminal domain-containing protein, which translates to MYKIGIDVGGTNTDAVILDENQKLIHSVKMPTSEDIETGITESLHRVLSETGIDRSKVTHAMLGTTQCTNAIVERKKLAKVGVLRLGYPATASVLPYTAWPEDMVGFLSGKYKLTGGGYEYDGQVLSEINEAEIRETLASWKGDVESVAVVGVFSSLKNDQELAVQKIIEEEVGADIPVSISSSVGSVGLIERENATILNAALFKVIAATSDGFEKALEQEGIAHAEIYLCQNDGTLMSLNYARQFPILTIACGPTNSIRGASYLAGLKDAMVLDVGGTTSDIGVLTDGFPRESSLAVDVGGVRTNFRMPDIISIGLGGGSVIRERDGEITIGPDSVGYRISEEALVFGGKTMTTTDIAVRLGMADIGDAQLVAHIPTNFAEKAYKLIADMTEDAIDKMKTSSSSVNLVLVGGGSVIIPDEIPGVAKIFRDKNGPVANAIGASISQISGQYEQIYIYSQIEREEALQDAEQKAREQATLAGAVENSIKVVEVEEIPLAYHPGNATRLRVKVVGNLV; encoded by the coding sequence ATGTATAAAATTGGAATTGACGTTGGTGGTACAAACACCGATGCCGTTATTTTAGATGAAAATCAAAAACTAATTCATAGTGTAAAAATGCCAACAAGTGAAGATATTGAAACAGGAATTACCGAGTCGCTTCATCGCGTGCTGAGTGAAACTGGAATTGATCGCTCGAAAGTAACACACGCCATGCTTGGAACAACGCAGTGCACAAACGCGATTGTGGAACGTAAAAAATTAGCGAAAGTGGGCGTTCTTCGTTTAGGATACCCTGCAACAGCATCCGTTTTACCATATACAGCTTGGCCGGAAGATATGGTTGGCTTTTTATCTGGAAAATATAAACTAACTGGTGGCGGCTATGAATATGATGGTCAGGTGCTATCAGAAATTAACGAAGCAGAAATTCGTGAAACATTGGCTAGTTGGAAAGGCGATGTAGAATCCGTTGCAGTTGTTGGCGTCTTCTCTTCTTTGAAAAACGACCAAGAATTAGCTGTTCAAAAAATTATCGAAGAAGAAGTAGGCGCGGATATTCCCGTTTCGATTTCCTCTTCCGTAGGTTCAGTTGGACTAATTGAACGCGAAAATGCGACGATTTTAAACGCAGCTCTTTTCAAAGTTATTGCGGCAACAAGTGACGGTTTCGAAAAAGCGTTAGAACAAGAAGGAATCGCGCACGCGGAAATCTATCTTTGCCAAAATGACGGGACGTTGATGTCGCTTAATTATGCAAGACAGTTCCCGATTTTGACGATTGCTTGTGGACCAACGAATAGTATCCGCGGCGCTTCCTACTTGGCGGGACTAAAAGACGCGATGGTACTCGATGTTGGAGGCACGACTTCTGATATCGGCGTGCTTACAGATGGCTTCCCAAGAGAGTCCTCGCTTGCAGTCGATGTTGGCGGCGTGCGTACCAATTTTAGAATGCCCGATATTATTTCCATCGGACTAGGCGGAGGTAGCGTCATTCGCGAGCGGGACGGCGAAATAACGATTGGCCCAGATAGTGTTGGATATCGTATTTCCGAAGAGGCGCTAGTTTTCGGTGGTAAAACGATGACAACAACAGATATCGCAGTTCGTCTAGGCATGGCGGACATTGGCGACGCTCAACTCGTTGCGCATATCCCAACCAATTTTGCTGAAAAAGCGTATAAATTAATCGCCGACATGACCGAAGATGCGATTGATAAAATGAAAACCAGCTCAAGTAGCGTCAATCTAGTACTTGTTGGTGGCGGTAGCGTCATTATCCCTGATGAAATTCCCGGCGTCGCAAAAATTTTCCGCGACAAAAACGGCCCAGTCGCCAACGCAATCGGCGCATCCATTTCCCAAATCAGTGGACAATACGAACAAATCTACATCTATTCTCAAATCGAGCGGGAGGAAGCGCTCCAAGATGCTGAGCAAAAAGCGAGAGAACAAGCAACTCTTGCCGGTGCAGTAGAAAATTCGATTAAAGTGGTCGAAGTGGAAGAAATCCCATTAGCGTATCATCCAGGCAATGCGACCAGATTACGCGTGAAAGTTGTGGGGAATTTGGTTTAA
- a CDS encoding HD domain-containing protein, whose amino-acid sequence MKITDPLYGTFEIEPVLAELIQSPLVSRLAHVHQGGSSYLVNPLWNLSRLDHSIGVMLFIRKFGSSLEEQIAGLLHDVSHTAFSHVVDYALDFEEENYHEQIFEDFVKTSTIPAILEKYGYSYKGIFDDISKWKILEQEAPELCADRIDYTLQDLYRHGKISLAEVEEFLQDLVMVDGRLYLANITAAEWFVEQYYSEVIDYFYDPLNVYSYEILAEAMRIAFQQETITTADLRLTDAELLAKLNANPDASAKIQLLASVHLEENDVDFTYHHKKKMRLINPSVLVDRRLIPADELSEKVREMNAWASKRSKHGIYIKVRKKLGINDNSYLRSMI is encoded by the coding sequence ATGAAAATTACAGACCCGCTCTACGGAACATTTGAAATAGAACCTGTTTTAGCTGAACTAATCCAAAGTCCATTGGTTTCCCGGCTAGCTCATGTCCATCAAGGTGGCTCGAGTTATCTGGTAAATCCGCTTTGGAACCTTAGTCGGCTTGACCATTCGATTGGCGTGATGTTGTTTATTCGAAAATTCGGTAGTTCTTTAGAGGAGCAAATTGCTGGATTGTTGCACGACGTATCGCACACTGCTTTTTCGCATGTGGTGGATTATGCGCTTGACTTTGAAGAGGAAAATTATCATGAGCAGATTTTTGAGGATTTTGTAAAAACTTCGACGATTCCTGCTATTTTAGAGAAGTATGGTTATTCTTATAAAGGAATTTTTGATGATATTTCGAAATGGAAGATTTTGGAGCAAGAAGCGCCGGAGCTTTGTGCTGACCGGATTGATTATACGCTGCAAGATTTGTATCGCCATGGGAAAATTAGTTTAGCTGAGGTGGAAGAATTTTTGCAGGATTTAGTAATGGTGGATGGTCGGCTTTACTTGGCGAATATCACTGCGGCAGAATGGTTTGTTGAGCAATATTATTCGGAAGTGATTGATTATTTTTATGATCCGCTGAATGTTTATAGTTATGAGATTTTGGCTGAGGCAATGCGCATTGCGTTTCAGCAAGAGACGATTACAACGGCGGATCTCCGGTTGACTGATGCTGAATTGTTGGCTAAATTGAATGCGAATCCGGATGCAAGCGCGAAAATCCAGTTGCTCGCGAGTGTCCATTTGGAAGAAAATGATGTGGACTTTACTTACCATCATAAGAAGAAAATGCGTTTGATTAATCCGTCTGTTTTGGTGGATAGGCGGCTTATTCCGGCTGATGAGCTTTCGGAAAAAGTACGTGAAATGAATGCTTGGGCGTCTAAGAGAAGTAAGCACGGCATCTACATAAAAGTAAGAAAAAAGTTAGGTATTAATGATAATTCTTACTTGAGAAGCATGATTTAA
- a CDS encoding TetR/AcrR family transcriptional regulator, whose product MAESLITKKAIAGGLMELCQHKRFEKISIADITNICGLNRQTFYYHFTDKYDLLTWTYENDFFHCLADGITLGNWDKHVLKMLESIKENADFYKNTVSADASILSFCFSKLTNSLFMDLFEKIDTNATVNEADRVFYAEFFSYGCSGVLIKWITRGFKEAPETIANQLFRLAKDTEFLANSMYREN is encoded by the coding sequence ATGGCGGAATCACTCATTACTAAAAAAGCGATTGCTGGTGGGCTGATGGAGCTTTGTCAGCATAAGCGGTTTGAAAAGATTAGTATTGCGGATATTACGAATATTTGTGGGCTCAATCGGCAAACTTTTTACTATCATTTTACAGATAAATACGATTTGCTTACTTGGACCTATGAAAATGACTTTTTCCATTGTTTGGCAGACGGGATTACGCTTGGAAATTGGGATAAACATGTGCTGAAAATGCTGGAATCGATTAAAGAAAATGCTGATTTCTATAAAAATACGGTTTCCGCGGATGCGAGTATTCTTTCTTTTTGCTTTTCAAAACTCACGAATTCGCTGTTTATGGATTTGTTTGAGAAAATTGATACGAATGCGACTGTGAATGAGGCGGACCGGGTTTTCTATGCGGAATTCTTTTCTTACGGATGCTCGGGTGTATTGATTAAATGGATTACACGCGGTTTCAAAGAAGCGCCAGAAACAATCGCGAATCAGCTATTTCGACTTGCGAAGGATACGGAGTTTTTGGCAAACAGCATGTACCGCGAAAACTAG
- a CDS encoding oleate hydratase has protein sequence MKNKKRTLVALTGAAIGTGIAAKKISEQKAAEKERAVDEAIKARYYGDKQVYFVGGGIASLAGAVYLIRDANFDGKNIHIIEGMHILGGSNDGAGSVENGFVCRGGRMLNEETYENFWDLFSSIPSLDMPNFSVTEEILNFDHLHPTHAQARLVDKDRNILDAHSMGFNNNDRMLMTKLLATPEEKLDNLTIRDWFDEHFFETNFWYMWQTTFAFQKWSSLFEFRRYMNRMMLEFSRIDTLEGVTRTPLNQYESLILPLKTFLDKHHVDFTINQTVEDIDFKDAPGITATALHLSDGSTIELGPDDDVIMTNACMTDSATLGDMNTPAPKPEEKPISGELWYKVAQKKPNLGNPEPFFGHEEETNWQSFTVTCHGDELLKRIERFTGNIPGSGALMTFKDSNWLMSTVVAAQPHFKAQDANTTIFWGYGLYPDRVGDFVKKPMKECTGEEILYELMCHLNWQDDFEEIKADIINVIPCYMPYIDAQFEPRAMSDRPAVVPEGSTNFAMISQFVEIPKDMVFTEEYSVRAARIAVYTLLDIDKKICPVTPHNRDPKVLAKATQTMFR, from the coding sequence ATGAAAAATAAAAAACGTACGCTAGTCGCTCTAACTGGGGCTGCAATTGGGACAGGTATTGCCGCAAAGAAAATTTCTGAACAAAAGGCTGCTGAAAAAGAACGGGCAGTAGATGAAGCTATTAAAGCGCGCTATTATGGCGATAAACAAGTGTATTTCGTTGGTGGCGGGATTGCTAGTTTGGCGGGGGCTGTTTACTTAATTCGCGATGCTAATTTTGATGGGAAAAATATTCATATTATTGAAGGTATGCACATTTTAGGCGGAAGTAACGACGGAGCGGGAAGCGTGGAAAATGGTTTTGTTTGCCGCGGTGGTCGGATGTTGAACGAAGAAACTTATGAAAATTTCTGGGATTTATTTAGCAGCATTCCGTCGCTTGATATGCCGAACTTTAGTGTGACGGAAGAAATTTTGAACTTTGACCACTTACACCCAACCCATGCGCAAGCGAGATTAGTTGATAAAGATCGCAATATCCTCGATGCGCATTCGATGGGATTTAATAATAACGACCGGATGTTGATGACGAAATTGCTCGCTACTCCGGAAGAAAAACTTGATAATTTAACAATCCGTGATTGGTTTGATGAACACTTTTTCGAAACGAATTTTTGGTATATGTGGCAAACCACTTTTGCTTTCCAAAAATGGAGCAGTTTATTCGAATTTAGACGTTATATGAACCGAATGATGTTAGAATTTAGCCGGATTGATACGCTAGAAGGGGTAACGAGAACGCCGCTTAACCAATACGAAAGCTTGATTTTACCTTTGAAAACATTTTTAGATAAACACCATGTTGATTTTACGATTAATCAAACGGTGGAAGATATTGATTTTAAAGATGCGCCTGGAATTACTGCGACAGCACTTCATTTATCGGATGGATCAACTATCGAACTTGGCCCGGACGATGACGTGATTATGACGAATGCATGTATGACGGATAGTGCGACACTCGGCGATATGAATACGCCAGCACCAAAACCAGAAGAAAAACCAATTTCCGGTGAGCTTTGGTATAAAGTCGCGCAAAAGAAACCAAATCTAGGTAATCCAGAGCCATTCTTCGGTCATGAAGAAGAAACAAACTGGCAAAGTTTCACCGTCACTTGTCATGGGGATGAATTATTAAAACGCATCGAACGTTTCACTGGAAATATTCCGGGAAGTGGCGCGCTTATGACTTTCAAAGATTCCAATTGGCTAATGAGTACCGTTGTTGCCGCACAACCCCATTTTAAAGCGCAAGATGCGAATACTACGATTTTCTGGGGTTACGGATTATATCCAGACCGCGTTGGTGATTTCGTTAAAAAACCAATGAAAGAATGCACCGGGGAAGAAATTTTATATGAATTAATGTGTCATTTGAACTGGCAAGACGATTTTGAAGAAATTAAAGCGGATATAATCAATGTAATTCCGTGCTACATGCCATATATTGATGCGCAATTCGAACCACGGGCAATGAGTGATCGTCCGGCCGTTGTTCCAGAAGGTAGTACAAACTTCGCGATGATTAGCCAATTTGTGGAAATTCCGAAAGATATGGTTTTCACTGAAGAATATTCCGTTCGCGCCGCTAGAATCGCCGTGTATACGTTGCTTGATATTGACAAAAAAATCTGCCCAGTAACACCACATAATCGTGATCCAAAAGTGCTAGCGAAAGCAACACAAACCATGTTTAGATAA
- the rlmN gene encoding 23S rRNA (adenine(2503)-C(2))-methyltransferase RlmN, translated as MEKSSIYGLTWTNLTEWLEAHGQKKFRATQVWDWLYRKRVKTFEEMSNVPKETIELLTANFVMNTLEEQVVQESADGTTKYLFKLSDGNLIETVMMKQEYGLSVCVTTQVGCNIGCTFCASGLLKKSRDLTAGEIVEQIMNVQHYLDGRNLEERVSHVVVMGIGEPFDNYDNVMDFLRVINHDKGLAIGARHITVSTSGLAPRIIDFANEDFQVNLAISLHAPNNELRTSIMRINKTYSIEKLMEAIHYYVDKTNRRITFEYIMLKGVNDHKKEALELAALLGEHRHLAYVNLIPYNPVDEHIDYERSTKEDVLAFYDTLKKNGINCVIRREHGTDIDAACGQLRSKQIKRVGVRERMKQKQAAAEE; from the coding sequence ATGGAAAAAAGCTCCATTTATGGATTAACATGGACAAATTTAACAGAATGGCTAGAGGCACACGGTCAAAAGAAATTCCGCGCGACACAAGTGTGGGACTGGCTTTATAGAAAACGTGTCAAAACTTTTGAAGAAATGAGTAACGTTCCAAAAGAAACAATTGAACTTTTAACAGCGAATTTTGTGATGAACACTTTAGAAGAACAAGTGGTGCAAGAATCTGCAGACGGCACAACGAAATATTTATTCAAGCTGAGTGACGGTAACTTAATCGAAACCGTAATGATGAAGCAAGAATATGGCTTGTCGGTTTGTGTAACGACCCAAGTTGGCTGTAATATCGGCTGTACTTTTTGTGCGAGTGGGCTTTTGAAAAAAAGTCGCGACTTAACTGCTGGCGAAATCGTGGAACAAATTATGAATGTACAGCATTATTTGGATGGACGTAATTTGGAAGAACGCGTGAGTCACGTTGTTGTAATGGGAATCGGGGAACCGTTTGATAATTACGATAATGTGATGGACTTCTTGCGTGTGATTAACCACGACAAAGGCTTGGCAATCGGCGCGCGTCATATCACTGTTTCAACAAGTGGACTAGCACCGCGCATTATTGATTTTGCCAATGAAGATTTCCAAGTAAACTTAGCGATTTCCTTACATGCGCCAAACAATGAACTGCGGACGAGCATTATGCGTATTAACAAAACTTATTCGATTGAGAAATTGATGGAAGCGATCCATTATTACGTTGATAAAACTAACCGCCGAATCACTTTTGAATACATTATGTTAAAAGGTGTAAATGACCATAAAAAAGAAGCGCTCGAACTTGCGGCACTTCTTGGTGAACATCGCCATTTAGCATATGTTAACTTAATTCCTTACAACCCGGTGGATGAGCATATTGATTATGAACGCAGTACAAAAGAAGACGTGCTTGCTTTCTATGATACGCTTAAGAAAAACGGCATTAATTGCGTTATCCGTCGTGAACATGGGACAGATATTGATGCCGCGTGTGGGCAACTTCGTAGTAAACAAATCAAACGAGTTGGCGTGCGCGAACGGATGAAACAAAAACAAGCAGCAGCGGAAGAATAA
- a CDS encoding GyrI-like domain-containing protein, whose protein sequence is MEVEIVERNAFTAVGKKRTFSVENNAQKEKISQFWQEANANGDAERINELAEFATIDGILGVCQMNGDQMDYYIAIESELTPPADMEKLTIPASKWAIFKSVGPLPSSIQKVWEYIYSEWFQTSNYTHGNAPELEVYTEGDTTAADYYSEVWISVVEKD, encoded by the coding sequence ATGGAAGTAGAAATTGTCGAACGAAATGCTTTTACAGCCGTCGGGAAAAAACGAACTTTTTCGGTTGAAAATAACGCTCAAAAAGAAAAAATTAGCCAATTTTGGCAAGAAGCAAATGCAAATGGCGACGCGGAACGAATCAACGAGCTAGCTGAATTCGCAACAATTGACGGTATTTTAGGCGTTTGCCAAATGAACGGCGACCAAATGGACTATTATATCGCGATTGAATCCGAACTCACTCCACCCGCAGACATGGAAAAACTAACCATCCCAGCAAGTAAATGGGCCATCTTCAAATCTGTTGGCCCACTACCAAGCTCCATTCAAAAAGTCTGGGAATACATTTACAGCGAATGGTTCCAAACAAGCAACTATACGCACGGGAACGCTCCAGAATTAGAAGTATACACAGAAGGCGATACGACTGCTGCTGATTATTATTCGGAAGTTTGGATTTCGGTGGTTGAAAAGGACTAA